The proteins below are encoded in one region of Pan paniscus chromosome 4, NHGRI_mPanPan1-v2.0_pri, whole genome shotgun sequence:
- the KCNMB1 gene encoding calcium-activated potassium channel subunit beta-1: MVKKLVMAQKRGETRALCLGVTMVVCAVITYYILVTTVLPLYQKSVWTQESKCHLIETNIRDQEELKGKKVPQYPCLWVNVSAAGRWAVLYHTEDTRDQNQQCSYIPGSLDNYQTARADVEKVRAKFQEQQVFYCFSAPRGNETSVLFQRLYGPQALLFSLFWPTFLLTGGLLIIAMVKSNQYLSILAAQK, from the exons ATGGTGAAGAAGCTGGTGATGGCCCAGAAGCGGGGAGAGACACGAGCCCTTTGCCTGGGTGTAaccatggtggtgtgtgccgtCATCACCTACTACATCCTGGTCACGACTGTGCTGCCCCTCTACCAGAAAAG CGTGTGGACCCAGGAATCCAAGTGCCACCTGATTGAGACCAACATCAGGGACCAGGAGGAGCTGAAGGGCAAGAAGGTGCCCCAGTACCCATGCCTGTGGGTCAACGTGTCAGCTGCCGGCAGGTGGGCTGTGCTGTACCACACGGAGGACACTCGGGACCAGAACCAGCAG TGCTCCTACATCCCAGGCAGCCTGGACAATTACCAGACGGCCCGGGCCGACGTGGAGAAGGTCAGAGCCAAATTCCAAGAGCAGCAGGTCTTCTACTGCTTCTCCGCACCTCGGGGGAACGAAACCAGCGTCCTATTCCAGCGCCTCTACGGGCCCCAggccctccttttctccctcttctgGCCCACCTTCCTGCTGACCGGTGGCCTCCTCATTATCGCCATGGTGAAGAGCAACCAGTACCTGTCCATCCTGGCAGCCCAGAAGTAG